The Noviherbaspirillum saxi genome includes a window with the following:
- a CDS encoding ABC transporter substrate-binding protein, producing MFAAQGSLSSMARSGARILCVALSLLSAIVPGVASANGKIGTILLAEAGDPPRRNESPANGAVAVVYPDLGEPYRSIFARIIEGIEDGARSAVRSYPIGANAAETAELGSQLKRNGTKVVIALGRQGLKAMSAIDRDIPVVVGAVLAVPETDNRSVTSISLTPDPNLLFARLKGLVPSVRRVTVVYNPQQNDWLIRIAREAARAQGLELVALEARDLASAARLYENAFAVSDSKRDAIWLPQDSTTVDETTILPLALKEAWNRNVAVFSSSFLHVKKGALFALYPNNVELGRTLAAAALGVLANDPRRRGIFPLRDVQMAVNIRTANHIGLSIGYQQQRSFDAIFPEP from the coding sequence ATGTTTGCCGCTCAAGGTTCGCTAAGCAGCATGGCCAGGTCCGGTGCCCGCATTCTGTGCGTCGCGCTGAGCCTGTTGTCGGCGATCGTGCCCGGAGTCGCGTCGGCCAATGGAAAAATCGGCACCATCCTGCTGGCGGAAGCGGGGGATCCGCCGCGTCGCAATGAGTCGCCTGCAAACGGGGCGGTTGCGGTGGTTTATCCGGATCTGGGCGAACCATATCGCAGCATCTTCGCAAGAATCATCGAAGGCATCGAGGACGGCGCACGATCCGCCGTGCGGTCCTATCCGATCGGAGCGAATGCAGCCGAGACCGCCGAACTCGGTAGCCAGCTCAAGCGCAACGGGACCAAGGTTGTGATCGCCCTGGGGCGGCAAGGGCTGAAAGCCATGTCCGCCATCGACCGCGACATTCCGGTGGTAGTGGGCGCTGTGCTGGCGGTACCCGAGACCGACAATCGCAGTGTGACCAGCATCAGCCTGACGCCCGATCCCAACCTCCTGTTTGCTCGCCTCAAGGGCCTGGTGCCGTCGGTCAGGCGTGTGACCGTTGTCTACAATCCGCAGCAAAACGACTGGCTGATCCGGATTGCACGCGAAGCCGCACGCGCCCAGGGGCTGGAACTCGTGGCGCTCGAAGCGCGCGATCTTGCCAGCGCGGCCCGGCTGTATGAAAACGCATTCGCCGTCAGCGACAGCAAGCGTGACGCCATCTGGCTGCCGCAGGATTCCACCACGGTCGATGAAACCACGATTCTGCCGCTGGCCTTGAAGGAAGCATGGAACCGCAACGTCGCGGTGTTTTCCAGCAGTTTTCTGCATGTGAAGAAAGGCGCCCTGTTCGCGCTGTATCCGAATAATGTCGAGCTTGGCCGCACGCTGGCCGCTGCCGCGCTCGGCGTGCTCGCCAACGATCCGCGCCGGCGCGGCATCTTTCCGCTGCGTGACGTACAGATGGCCGTCAACATCAGAACCGCCAACCACATCGGTTTAAGTATCGGGTACCAGCAACAACGCAGTTTCGATGCCATTTTTCCGGAGCCATGA